Proteins encoded in a region of the Planococcus citri chromosome 1, ihPlaCitr1.1, whole genome shotgun sequence genome:
- the LOC135831678 gene encoding dnaJ homolog subfamily C member 17 — MGDNKDLENLDLYGLFDISPNAEKAEIKKAYRKKALSCHPDKNPDNPDAAALFHQLSRAQDLLLNDVARGIYDRKLKAKHAAQLRNRELDDERKRFKQKLEEQELSAEQEKKDDLLQRKIRILREQAKREAEEEDDRNKQERTQRLQEHYLSFCRIRLSWKASKTDPTNGGYNENKLKEIFSPYGEIEAMVIPSGKKGRALIEFADPEAAKRAVLMATGISSNPLKMKILGAAAAEDRKQKIQSMMYNSASKCASSQSSTTAEEDQE; from the exons ATGGGAGACAATAAAGATTTAGAAAATCTTGATCTATACGGGCTCTTCGATATTTCCCCTAATGCTGAAAAAGCTGAA ATTAAAAAAGCCTACAGGAAAAAAGCATTGAGCTGTCATCCTGATAAAAATCCTGATAACCCAGACGCCGCCGCATTATTTCACCAACTTTCTAGAGCTCAAGATTTGTTACTGAATGATGTAGCTAGG ggaATATATGATAGAAAACTAAAAGCTAAACACGCTGCTCAGCTGCGCAATAGAGAGTTAGATGATGAACGAAAAAGATTTAAACAGAAATTGGAGGAACAGGAATTATCTGCTGAACAAGAGAAGAAGGATGACTTATTACAG AGAAAAATAAGAATTCTACGAGAACAAGCAAAACGAGAAGCTGAAGAAGAAGATGACAGGAATAAGCAAGAACGAACCCAACGCTTACAAGAACattatttatcattttgtaGAATTAGACTTTCATGGAAAGCCAGCAAAACAGATCCAACGAATGGCGGATATAACGAAAATAAGTTGAAAGAAATATTCTCTCCG tatgggGAAATAGAAGCTATGGTTATTCCTTCTGGAAAGAAAGGTCGTGCTCTTATTGAATTCGCCGATCCCGAAGCAGCG aaacgtgCTGTGCTCATGGCAACTGGTATATCATCAAatcctttaaaaatgaaaatattaggAGCTGCTGCCGCCGAAGACAGAAAGCAGAAAATACAGTCCATGATGTATAATTCAGCTTCAAAATGTGCATCATCTCAGAGTTCGACTACTGCTGAG gaaGATCAAGAGTGA